Within the Pseudomonas oryzae genome, the region GTCGCCGAGGTGGAGCGCCGCGCCGGTTTCGAGGCCAGCGCCCACCTGGGCAAGAGCCTGGTCCAGGTGCTCGAGGTGCTGCCGCGCGACGACCTGTTCCAGACGCCGGTGGAGGAGCTGACCGCCACCGCGGTGGCCATCGTCCAGCTGCAGGAGCGCAACCGCCTGCGCCTGTTCCTGCGCCGCGACCCGTTCGGCCACTTCTGCTACTGCCTGGTCTACGTGCCGCGGGAGATCTACTCCACCGAGATCCGCCTGCGCATCGAACGGGTGCTGCGCCAGCGCCTGGGTGCCAGCGACTGCGAGTTCTGGACCTGGTTCTCCGAGTCGGTGCTGGCGCGGGTACAGTTCATCCTGCGCGTCGATCCGCACGAGGCGGTGCCGGTCGATCCGCGGAGCCTCGAACAGGAGGTCGTCCAGGCCTGCCGCAGCTGGCAGGACGACTGCGCCAGCCTGGTGGTGGAGAGCTTCGGCGAGGCGCAGGGCACCGACCTGCTGGCCAGTTTCGCCGGCGGCTTTCCGGCCAGCTACCGCGAGCGCTTCGAGCCGCACATGGCGGTGGTCGACCTGCGCCACCTGCTCGGCCTGTCGGCCGAGCAGCCGCTGGCGATGAGTTTCTACCAGCCGTCCCTCGATCACGAGGAGCGGTTGCACTGCAAGATCTACCATGCCGACGCGCCGCTGCCGCTGTCGGACATGCTGCCGATCCTCGAGAACCTCGGCCTGCGCGTGCTCGGCGAGTTTCCCTACCGCCTGCGCCGTCAGGACGGCCGCGAGTTCTGGATCCACGACTACACCTTCACCTACGCCGAGGGCATCAGCGTCGATCTGCAGCAGCTCAACGTCATTCTCCAGGATGCCTTCATCCACATCGTCCAGGGCGTCGCCGAGAACGACGGCTTCAACCGCCTGGTGCTCGGCGCCGGCCTGCCCTGGCGCGAGGTGGCGCTGCTGCGCGCCTACGGCCGCTACCTCAAGCAGATCCGCCTGGGCTTCGACCTCGGCTACATCGCCGCGACCCTGAACAACCACGCGGACATCGCCCGCGAGCTGGTGCGCCTGTTCAAGACCCGCTTCTACCTGGCGCGCAAGCTGGATGCCGAGCAGCTCCAGGACAAGCAGCAGCGCCTGGAGCAGGCCATCCTCGGCGCCCTGGAGCGGGTCCAGGTGCTCAACGAGGACCGCATCCTGCGCCGCTACCTGGAGCTGGTGCGCGCCACCCTGCGCAGCAACTTCTACCAGGCCGCCGAGGGCGGCGGGCTCAAGGACTACCTGAGCTTCAAGCTCGACCCGCAGCTGATCGGCGAGATGCCGCGGCCGGTGCCGCGCTACGAGATCTTCGTCTACTCGCCGCGGGTCGAGGGCGTGCACCTGCGCGGCGGCAAGGTGGCGCGCGGCGGCCTGCGCTGGTCGGATCGCGAGGAGGACTACCGCACCGAGGTGCTCGGCCTGGTCAAGGCGCAGCAGGTGAAGAACGCGGTGATCGTGCCGGTCGGCGCCAAGGGCGGCTTCGTGCCGCGCCGCCTGCCGCTGGGCGGCACGCGCGACGAGATCCAGGCCGAGGCGATCGCCTGCTACCGGATCTTCGTCAGCGGACTGCTCGACCTGACCGACAACCTGGTCGACGGCCAGCTGCTGCCGCCGCCGAACGTGGTGCGCCACGACGAGGACGATCCGTACCTGGTGGTGGCGGCGGACAAGGGCACCGCCACCTTCTCCGACATCGCCAACGCGCTGGCCGCCGACTACGGCTTCTGGCTGGACGACGCCTTCGCCTCCGGCGGTTCGGCCGGCTACGACCACAAGGGCATGGGCATCACCGCGCGCGGCGCCTGGGTCGGCGTGCAGCGCCACTTCCGCGAGCGCGGCATCGACGTGCAGCAGGACAGCATCAGCGTGGTCGGCATCGGCGATATGGCCGGCGACGTGTTCGGCAACGGCCTGCTGCGGTCGGACCGGCTGCTACTGATCGGCGCCTTCAACCACCTGCACATCTTCCTCGACCCCGACCCCGATCCGGCGGCCAGCTTCGCCGAGCGCCAGCGCCTGTTCGACCTGCCGCGCTCGACCTGGGCCGACTATGACGCCGCGCTGATTTCCGCAGGCGGCGGGGTCTACCCGCGCAGCGCCAAGAGCATTCCGCTCAGCCCGCAGATCCGCGAGCGCCTGGGCATCGACGCCGAGCAGCTGGCGCCCAACGAGCTGATCAGCGCGCTGCTGCGGGCACCGGTCGACCTGTTGTGGAACGGCGGCATCGGCACCTACGTGAAGTCCGTCCACGAGAGCCACACGGACGTCGGCGACAAGGCCAACGACGCCGTGCGGGTCAATGGCCGCGAGCTGCGCTGCAAGGTGGTGGGCGAGGGCGGCAACCTCGGCATGACCCAGCTCGGCCGCGTCGAGTACTGCCTGAACGGCGGCGCCTGCAACACCGATTTCATCGACAACGCCGGCGGGGTGACCTGCTCGGACCACGAGGTCAACATCAAGATCCTGCTCGGCGAGGTGGTGCGCGCCGGCGACCTGACCCTGCGCCAGCGCAACGAACTGCTGCGCGAGATGACCGAGGCGGTGGCGCAACTGGTGCTGAACATCAGCTACCGCCAGGTCCAGGCGCTGTCGCTGGCGCAGCGCTATGCCCGCGGTCGCCTCGGCGAATTCCGCCGGCTGATGATGGATCTGGAAAGTCGCGGGCGCCTGGACCGGGCGCTGGAGTTCCTCCCCGCCGACGAGGAGCTGAACGCCCGCGCCGTGCAGCACCTGGGGCTGACCCGCCCGGAACTGGCGCTGCTGCTGTCCTACAGCAAGTTCGACCTCAAGGAGGCGCTGCTGCACTCGAGCCTGGTCGACGATCCCTACCTGCTCGAGGAGCTGCATCGCGCCTTCCCGGCGCAGCTGGTCGAGCGCTTCCCGGCGGCGATGGAGCACCATCGCCTGCGCCGCGAGATCGTCAGCACGCGCATCGCCAACGACCTGGTCGACCACATGGGCATGACCTTCGTGCAGCGTCTCAACGAATCCACCGGGCTGTCGCCGGCGCACATCGCCGCCGGTTGGGTGGTGGTGCGCGATCTGTTCGAGCTGCCGTACTGGTGGCAGCAGATCGAGGCGCTGGATCATCGCATCGACCCCGAGCTGCAGCTCCGGCTGATGGAGGAGCTGATGCGCCTGGGCCGCCGCGCCACCCGCTGGCTGCTGCGCAACCGCCGCGGCGATCTCGACTTGGCGCGCGACGTCGCCCACTTCGCTCCCAGCGTCAGGGCGCTTTCCGAGAACATCGAGGAACTGCTAGAAGGACCGGTGCTGGAGGCCTGGCAGGCGCGTCGCGCGGAGCTGGAGGCGGGTGGGGTGCCGCCGGTGCTGGCGCGGCAGATGGCCAGCGGCGGCGATCTGTACACCCTGCTGCCGATCATCGAGGCCGCCGACGTCACCGGTCAGCCGCCGATGCGGGTAGCCGCCTGCTACTACGCCCTGTTCTCCGAGCTGGAGCTGGGCTGGTACCTGCAGCAGCTGCATGCGCTGCCGGTGGAGAACAACTGGCAGGCGCTGGCCCGCGAGTCGCTGCGCGACGAGCTGGATGCCCAGCAGCGGGCGCTGACCATCGCGGTGCTGCAGATGGCCGAGGGCCCAGTGGAGGTCGACGAGCGTCTGACCCGCTGGCTGAGCCTGAACCAGCCCCTGGTGGCGCGCTGGCGTCATCTGCTCGCCGAACTGCGCGCCAGCAGCGCCAGCGACTATGCGGTGTACGCGGTGGCCAACCGCGAATTGCAGGATCTGGCGCAGAGCGTGCTGCGGGTGGAGGGCGACGCCTGAGGCGCGCTTGAAATTATGCACGGCCGGTGAGAGATTCTGCACGGTCGAGCTGGCAGGATGGGTGGGGCGGGCGAGCCGCGTAGCGGCGTGACCCGCCAAGGATGCCGAAGGCGTCCCCTGGCCGGCCTGGCGGCCGGTTGGTGGGTTACGGACAACCCTACGGGGTGCAGGGCATCGATGCCGAAGAGTCGGGGGGAAGGAAACGATGAAGAGCCCGGAGGAGTTGCTGCAGTTCGCCGAGCGTCTGGCGGCGGTCGACGAGGTCGAGTGCGTGACGCCGGACCTCAACGGCATCCCGCGCGGCAAGACCATGACTGCCGAGGGCTTCCTGTCCGGGCGCCGCCTGCAACTGGCGCGCGGCGTGCTCCTGCAGTGCCTGATGGGCGGCTATCCGCCGGCCCGCTTCTACGGCAGCGACGATGGCGACGTGGCCCTGCGTGCCGATCCGCAGCAGATCCACATCCTGCCGTGGAGCGACACGCCGCGTGCGCTGGCGATCTGTGACGCCGTCGAGATCGACGGCCGGCCCTGTGCGCTGTCCACCCGCGGCCTGCTGCGCCAGGTGCTCGACGGCTATGCCGAGCTGGGGCTGCGTCCGGTGGTGGCCACCGAACTGGAGTTCTACGTCTTCGCGCCCAACCCCGACCCGCGCGACGGCTTCCTGCCGCCGGTGGGCAGCGACGGGCGCCGCGAGGTCGGCGCTTCGGCCTTCACGGTGTCCTCCGGCAACGGCCTGCGGCCGTTCTTCGCCGAGGTCTATCGCTGCATGGCGGCGCTCGGCCTGCCGCGCGACACCTTCATGCACGAGATGGGCACCAGCCAGTTCGAGATCAACTTCCCGCACGGCGACGCCCTGCGGCTGGCCGACCAGACCTTCCTGTTCAAGCATCTGCTGCGCGAGGTGGCGCTCCGCCACGGGCTGATCGCCGTGTGCATGGCCAAGCCGCTGGGCCAGGTGCCGGGCAGCTCCATGCACATCCACCAGAGCCTGGTCGACGAGCGCGGCCGCAATGTGTTCAGCGACGCCGACGGCGAGCCCAGCGCGGCCTTCGCCCATTTCATCGGCGGCCTGCAGGCCAGCCTCGCCGAGTTGACCCTGCTGCTGGCGCCCAACGTCAACTCCTACCACCGCCTGGCGCATCCCTACGCTTCGCCGAACAACGCCTGCTGGGCGCACGACAACCGTGCCGCCGGCCTGCGCATCCCGGCCAGCGGTCCGGAGGCACGGCGGGTGGAGAACCGTCTGCCGGGCGCCGACGCCAATCCCTACCTGGCGCTGGCGGTGAGCCTGGGCGCGGGCCTCTACGGCCTGTTGCGCGGCCTGCAGCCGAGCCTGCCGGCGCGCGGCGAGTTCGAGGTGCCGGATGCCCTGCGCCTGCCGACCAGCATGAACGAGGCGCTGCACCGTCTGCAGCGCAGCACCCTGGCCCGCGAGCTGTTCGGCGACGAGTTCATCGACGGCTACCTGGCGACCAAGAGTATCGAGCTGGCCGACTTCCTCGAGGAGATCACCCCATGGGAACGTCGCCAGCTGGCTTCGATCTGAATCTGTCGATCTAACACGAATTTCGCGGTGGCCTCGGCCGCCGCTCCCGGCGCGGCAAGTGTGCTTGCCGGTTGTCCCGGTCTGCTGGAGCCTGACCATGCCCCGTTCGATGTTCGCTTTTCCCTCGCTGTACACCGCGACCCTGCTGATGCTGCTGGGCTCGGGCCTGCTCAGCACCTACATTGCCCTGCGCCTGGCCGCCGATGGCGCGGCCAGCCAGGCCGGCTGGCTGATGGCCGCGCACTACGCTGGCCTGGTGCTCGGTGGCAAGTTCGGCCATCGGCTGATCAGCCGGGTCGGCCACGTGCGTGCCTACGTCGCCTCCGGCGGCGTGGTGACCGCGGCGGTGATCGGCCACGGCCTGCTCGACTGGATTCCGGCCTGGATGGTGCTGCGCTTCCTCATCGGCCTGGGCATGATGTGCCAGTACATGGTGGTGGAGAGCTGGCTCAACGAGAAGGCCGAGCCGCACAAGCGCGGTCGGGTGTTCTCGGTGTACATGGCCGCCTGCTACCTGGGCCTGACCCTCGGCCAGCTGGTGCTGACGGTGCGTCCGGGGCTCGGTCTCGAGCCGCTGCTGCTGGTGGCGCTGTGCTTCGCCCTGTGCCTGGTGCCGGTGGCTACCACCCGGCAGATCCACCCGGCGCCGCTCAAGCCGGCGCCGCTGGAGCCGCGCTTCTTCCTCAAGCGGGTGCCGCAGTCGATGACCACCGTGGCGGTGGCCGGCCTCACCTTGGGTGCCTTCTATGGTCTGGGGCCGATCTATGGTCAGGGCCTGGGCCTCAGCACCGAGCAGGTCGGCCTGTTCATGGGTACCTGCGTGTTCGCCGGCCTGGTGGTGCAGGCGCCGCTCGGCCGCCTGTCCGATCGCTTCGACCGCAGTCGGCTGATCCAGCTGATCTCCCTGGCGCTGGCGCTGACCTGCCTGCCGCTCGGCCTGCTCACCGACATGCCCCTGCCGGCGCTGCTGGGGCTCGGCTTCGTGGTCAGCCTGCTGCTGTTCTCCCTCTATCCGCTGGCGGTGGCGCTGTCCAACGCCCACATCGAGCAGGAACGTCGTGTCGCCCTGTCGGCGATGCTGCTGGTGGTGTTCGGCATCGGCGCCTGCGTGGGGCCGCTGATCGCCGGCGAGCTGATGAACTACGGTGGTCCCGGCCTGCTCTACCTGTTCGTCGCCGGTTGCGCGCTGATCCTGGTCTGGCGCGTGCGGCCGAGTCCGGCTGCACGGCGCGACCAGGTCGATCAGACCGAGCAGACGGAACCCGATCCGGTCGCCGTGCCCCTGGCGATGGCTGGCGCCTCCCTGTCCACTGCGCGGGATGCGCGCAGCGATGAACCGGGCCCGCCGGCGCCGGCCAGCGGTGATCTTGACGCCGGTGCCTCGACGGCGGAAGGCTCCGATTCCGCGGCGTCATCGGAGGAAAAACCGAAAGCCGCAGAGTAGAGCGCATTTATTACGGGAAGTGATGGCGTTTTGAAAATCGCGTCATAAAATTGACTGGTGTGGACGTTTTGGTTTTACTGCCAGCGCCGTGCCGGCGACAAGCTGTTGTCGCCGGCTGTCCAGTTACTTCATTCCTGCCCCGGGCCGACCATGTGGCGTGAATCGCGAATCCTCCTGATTGATGACAATCCGCAACGACGCCACGATCTGGTGGTGATCTTCGAGTTTCTTGGCGAGGCCTGCTCCAGTGGCACCAGCACCGAGGTGGTTGCCGGCCTGCCGGCCGAAGAGCTGGCCCAGCTGTCCTGCGTGCTGCTCGGCCAGGTCGACAGCAAGGGCGGGGTGCCGCGCCTGCTCAAGCAGCTGGGCGCGCCGGCAGCCAACCTGCCGCTGCTGCTGATCGGCGAGCAGAGCACCCTCGACTGGTCGGAAGACCTGCGCCGTCGCGTGCTGGCCCGCCTGGACATGCCGCCGAGCTACAACCAGCTGCTCGACTCGCTGCACCGGGCCCAGGTCTACCTGCAGGTCTACGACGTCGCCATCGAGCGCGGCCTGCAGCGCGAGTCCAACCTGTTCCGCAGTCTGGTCGGTACCAGCCGGGCGATCCTCCAGGTCCGCCAGCAGATGCAGCAGGTGGCCGGGACCGAGGTGGGGGTGCTGCTGCTCGGCGAGGCCGGTACCGGCAAGGAAGTGGTGGCGCGCAACCTGCACTACCATTCGGCGCGCCGCGAGTTCCCCTTCGTGCCGTTCAGCTGCACGGCGATCGATCCGGAGCTGCTGGACAGCGAGCTGTTCGGCTACGAGGAAGGCGCCTTTCCGGGCGCCATCGCCAGTCGCCGCGGCCGCCTCGAGCTGGCCAACGGCGGCACCCTGTACATCGACGAGGTGGCCGACCTGCCGGCGGAGCTGCAGGTGCGCCTGCTGCGCGTGCTGCAGGAAGGCAGCTTCAAGCGCCTGGGCAGCGACCAGGTACACCCGGTGGACGTGCGCCTGATCGCCGCCAGTCGTCACGATCTCGATCGGCGGGTGGCGGAAGGTAGCTTCCGCGACGATCTCTATTACCGCCTCAACCAGTTCTCCATCGAGCTGCCGCCGCTGCGCGAGCGGGTGGAGGACATTCCCCTGCTGCTCAACGAGCTGATCGCGCGCCTCGAACACGAGAAGCGCGGTTCGATCCGCTTCAGCTCGGCGGCGCTGATGTCGCTGTGCCGCCACGACTGGCGCGGTAACGTGCGCGAGCTGGCCAACCTGGTCGAGCGCCTGGCGATCATGCATCCCTACGGCGTGATCGGCGTCGGCGAGTTGCCGAAGAAGTTCCGTCACATCGAGGAGGAGGTGACCCTGGCCGGCAACGTCGTGGCCGAACAGGGCTCCAGCGTGCTGCCGCCGGGCGCCCTGCCGGGGCTGGATGTGCCGGCGCTGCTGCCGGTCGGTGGGCTCGATCTCAAGGATTACCTGAACAATCTCGAGCGCTCGCTGATCCAGCAGGCGCTGGACGACGCCGGCGGGGTGGTCGCCCGCGCCGCCGAGCGCCTGCGGGTGCGCCGTACCACTCTGGTGGAGAAGATGCGCAAGTACGGCATGGGCCGGCGCGATGACGACGAAGGAGATCTCGCGTGAACGGCGCGCCTGCGCAGAAGCGCGCGGCGCCGCAGGTGATCGCCATCGCCAGCGGCAAGGGTGGCGTCGGCAAGACCCAGGCGGCGATCAATCTGGCCTGGGCGCTGGCCGCGCGCGGGCGGCGGGTGATGCTGCTGGATGCCAGCTTCGCCCTGCCCAACGTCGACGTGGCTCTCGGTCTGACCCCGCGGCGCACCGTGCAGGATGTGCTGGCCGGGCGCTGCCGTCTGGTCGAGGCGCTGAGCCACGCCACGGCGGGCGTGCAGGTCATCGCCGGCTCCTCCGCGGCGGACTCGCCGTGCGAGCCGGGGATGCGCCAGCTGGCCGGTCTGGTCCAGGCCTTCACTGCCCTGCCGCAGGCCCCCGAGGTGCTGCTGATCGACTGCGCGCCGGGTATCGGCCCGGCGGTGACCACCCTGCTGCATGCCGCCAGCGAGGCGCTGCTGGTGGTCAACGATGAGCCGGCCGCGCAGGCCGATGCGCTGGCGCTGATCAGCCGGCTCAACCAGCGCTACGGCATGAGCCGTTTCCGTCTGCTGGCCAGCATGACCTTCGCCCAGCAGGAGGGCAGGGGGCTGCACGAGTCGTTGCTGCGCCTGACCGAGCCGCTCTCCGGCGTATCGCTCGACTATGTCGGCGCCATTCCCTTCGACGAGTCGCTGCGCCGCGCCGTGCAGCGCCAGCGTCCGCTGTTCGAGGTGTTCCCGCGCAGCCGCGCGGCCCAGGCCTACGCGGCGCTGGCCGAGAAGGTCGACGGCTGGGCGCTGCCCGGCTCGCCACGCGGGCACCTGGAGTTCTTCGTCGAGCAACTGATCGCGATGCAGACGGCGCCGCGCCGGGCGAAGGCCTGAGCCGGCCTGCGACAGCCTGCCGCATCTCCTCCTTAAGCTGGTCATAACCTGTCGAAAATACGATCTGCGGCGCTGTGGGGCGCATGTATAATGCGCCCCGACTCCATCCCGGCAGGTCCGGGTGTGTTTTCGATCGCTCTGCAGACGGGTAGCCATGCAGTGACCAGTCCCTTCCTCGAAGCCGTTGCGCTCGCCTGCGAGCGGGACCTGCGCATGCTGTTCGAGCGGCTCGACTTCGCGCTGCATCCCGGCGAAATGCTGCAGATCGCCGGCCCCAACGGCAGCGGCAAGACCAGCCTGCTGCGCCTGCTGGCCGGGCTGATGCAGCCGACCGAGGGGGAGATCCGTCTGGCCGGCAAGCCGCTGGCCGAGCAGCGCGGCGAGCTGACCCGCAACCTGCTGTGGATCGGCCATGTCGCCGGCATCAAGGGCCTGCTCAGCCCCGAGGAGAATCTCGCCTGGCTGTGCGCCCTGCACACCATGGAAACCCGCGACGCCATCTGGCAGGCGCTGGCCGCGGTCGGCCTGCGCGGCTTCGAGGACGTGCCCTGCCACACCCTGTCCGCCGGCCAGCAGCGCCGTGTCGCCCTGGCCCGCCTGTACCTCGATCCGCCGCCGCTGTGGGTGCTCGACGAACCCTTCACCGCCCTCGACAAGTACGCCGTGGCCCAGCTCGAGGAGCATCTGGCCGACCACTGCGAGCAGGGCGGCATGGTGGTGCTGACCACCCACCACACCCTGACGCGCAAGCCGGCCGGCTACCGCGAACTGGATCTGGCCCGCGCAGGAAGCGTCGCCGATGAGTAACGTGTTCACCCAGCTGCTGGTGCGCGAGGCGCGCCTGCTGTGCCGCCGCCCGGCCGAGCTGCTCAACCCGCTGGTGTTCTTCGGCATCGTGGTGGCGTTGTTCCCGCTGGCCGTCGGCCCGGAGAGCAAGCTGCTGGAAACCCTGTCGCCGGGCCTGGT harbors:
- a CDS encoding NAD-glutamate dehydrogenase, with amino-acid sequence MGFFTAADRDDFHRQLQEVLARQVGAASLDQVLLFARQFFAIVGVDELSERRLADLAGCCLSAWKLLERFDPQAPQVVLFSPDYERHGWQSPHTVLQVLHADMPFLVDSLHMELRRRGHTVHSLQNCVLSLRRGASGELLEVLEPGVRGPEVRREALISLEIDRCASAGEQHMLAKALHEVLADVRLAVGDFAPMQARVRALLAELQPSCEAVHEHDCAEVGAFLEWMLDNHFTFLGYEEFSVESREDGSGLLVYDEQALLGLSRRLRSGLPEAQRWVSAQALAWLRAPSLLSFAKADQPARVHRSAYPDYVSLRQFDEGGRLLRECRFIGLYTSPVYTESMRHIPCVRGKVAEVERRAGFEASAHLGKSLVQVLEVLPRDDLFQTPVEELTATAVAIVQLQERNRLRLFLRRDPFGHFCYCLVYVPREIYSTEIRLRIERVLRQRLGASDCEFWTWFSESVLARVQFILRVDPHEAVPVDPRSLEQEVVQACRSWQDDCASLVVESFGEAQGTDLLASFAGGFPASYRERFEPHMAVVDLRHLLGLSAEQPLAMSFYQPSLDHEERLHCKIYHADAPLPLSDMLPILENLGLRVLGEFPYRLRRQDGREFWIHDYTFTYAEGISVDLQQLNVILQDAFIHIVQGVAENDGFNRLVLGAGLPWREVALLRAYGRYLKQIRLGFDLGYIAATLNNHADIARELVRLFKTRFYLARKLDAEQLQDKQQRLEQAILGALERVQVLNEDRILRRYLELVRATLRSNFYQAAEGGGLKDYLSFKLDPQLIGEMPRPVPRYEIFVYSPRVEGVHLRGGKVARGGLRWSDREEDYRTEVLGLVKAQQVKNAVIVPVGAKGGFVPRRLPLGGTRDEIQAEAIACYRIFVSGLLDLTDNLVDGQLLPPPNVVRHDEDDPYLVVAADKGTATFSDIANALAADYGFWLDDAFASGGSAGYDHKGMGITARGAWVGVQRHFRERGIDVQQDSISVVGIGDMAGDVFGNGLLRSDRLLLIGAFNHLHIFLDPDPDPAASFAERQRLFDLPRSTWADYDAALISAGGGVYPRSAKSIPLSPQIRERLGIDAEQLAPNELISALLRAPVDLLWNGGIGTYVKSVHESHTDVGDKANDAVRVNGRELRCKVVGEGGNLGMTQLGRVEYCLNGGACNTDFIDNAGGVTCSDHEVNIKILLGEVVRAGDLTLRQRNELLREMTEAVAQLVLNISYRQVQALSLAQRYARGRLGEFRRLMMDLESRGRLDRALEFLPADEELNARAVQHLGLTRPELALLLSYSKFDLKEALLHSSLVDDPYLLEELHRAFPAQLVERFPAAMEHHRLRREIVSTRIANDLVDHMGMTFVQRLNESTGLSPAHIAAGWVVVRDLFELPYWWQQIEALDHRIDPELQLRLMEELMRLGRRATRWLLRNRRGDLDLARDVAHFAPSVRALSENIEELLEGPVLEAWQARRAELEAGGVPPVLARQMASGGDLYTLLPIIEAADVTGQPPMRVAACYYALFSELELGWYLQQLHALPVENNWQALARESLRDELDAQQRALTIAVLQMAEGPVEVDERLTRWLSLNQPLVARWRHLLAELRASSASDYAVYAVANRELQDLAQSVLRVEGDA
- a CDS encoding glutamine synthetase family protein; translation: MKSPEELLQFAERLAAVDEVECVTPDLNGIPRGKTMTAEGFLSGRRLQLARGVLLQCLMGGYPPARFYGSDDGDVALRADPQQIHILPWSDTPRALAICDAVEIDGRPCALSTRGLLRQVLDGYAELGLRPVVATELEFYVFAPNPDPRDGFLPPVGSDGRREVGASAFTVSSGNGLRPFFAEVYRCMAALGLPRDTFMHEMGTSQFEINFPHGDALRLADQTFLFKHLLREVALRHGLIAVCMAKPLGQVPGSSMHIHQSLVDERGRNVFSDADGEPSAAFAHFIGGLQASLAELTLLLAPNVNSYHRLAHPYASPNNACWAHDNRAAGLRIPASGPEARRVENRLPGADANPYLALAVSLGAGLYGLLRGLQPSLPARGEFEVPDALRLPTSMNEALHRLQRSTLARELFGDEFIDGYLATKSIELADFLEEITPWERRQLASI
- a CDS encoding MFS transporter, producing MPRSMFAFPSLYTATLLMLLGSGLLSTYIALRLAADGAASQAGWLMAAHYAGLVLGGKFGHRLISRVGHVRAYVASGGVVTAAVIGHGLLDWIPAWMVLRFLIGLGMMCQYMVVESWLNEKAEPHKRGRVFSVYMAACYLGLTLGQLVLTVRPGLGLEPLLLVALCFALCLVPVATTRQIHPAPLKPAPLEPRFFLKRVPQSMTTVAVAGLTLGAFYGLGPIYGQGLGLSTEQVGLFMGTCVFAGLVVQAPLGRLSDRFDRSRLIQLISLALALTCLPLGLLTDMPLPALLGLGFVVSLLLFSLYPLAVALSNAHIEQERRVALSAMLLVVFGIGACVGPLIAGELMNYGGPGLLYLFVAGCALILVWRVRPSPAARRDQVDQTEQTEPDPVAVPLAMAGASLSTARDARSDEPGPPAPASGDLDAGASTAEGSDSAASSEEKPKAAE
- a CDS encoding sigma-54-dependent transcriptional regulator, which codes for MWRESRILLIDDNPQRRHDLVVIFEFLGEACSSGTSTEVVAGLPAEELAQLSCVLLGQVDSKGGVPRLLKQLGAPAANLPLLLIGEQSTLDWSEDLRRRVLARLDMPPSYNQLLDSLHRAQVYLQVYDVAIERGLQRESNLFRSLVGTSRAILQVRQQMQQVAGTEVGVLLLGEAGTGKEVVARNLHYHSARREFPFVPFSCTAIDPELLDSELFGYEEGAFPGAIASRRGRLELANGGTLYIDEVADLPAELQVRLLRVLQEGSFKRLGSDQVHPVDVRLIAASRHDLDRRVAEGSFRDDLYYRLNQFSIELPPLRERVEDIPLLLNELIARLEHEKRGSIRFSSAALMSLCRHDWRGNVRELANLVERLAIMHPYGVIGVGELPKKFRHIEEEVTLAGNVVAEQGSSVLPPGALPGLDVPALLPVGGLDLKDYLNNLERSLIQQALDDAGGVVARAAERLRVRRTTLVEKMRKYGMGRRDDDEGDLA
- a CDS encoding P-loop NTPase, with the translated sequence MNGAPAQKRAAPQVIAIASGKGGVGKTQAAINLAWALAARGRRVMLLDASFALPNVDVALGLTPRRTVQDVLAGRCRLVEALSHATAGVQVIAGSSAADSPCEPGMRQLAGLVQAFTALPQAPEVLLIDCAPGIGPAVTTLLHAASEALLVVNDEPAAQADALALISRLNQRYGMSRFRLLASMTFAQQEGRGLHESLLRLTEPLSGVSLDYVGAIPFDESLRRAVQRQRPLFEVFPRSRAAQAYAALAEKVDGWALPGSPRGHLEFFVEQLIAMQTAPRRAKA
- the ccmA gene encoding cytochrome c biogenesis heme-transporting ATPase CcmA, translating into MTSPFLEAVALACERDLRMLFERLDFALHPGEMLQIAGPNGSGKTSLLRLLAGLMQPTEGEIRLAGKPLAEQRGELTRNLLWIGHVAGIKGLLSPEENLAWLCALHTMETRDAIWQALAAVGLRGFEDVPCHTLSAGQQRRVALARLYLDPPPLWVLDEPFTALDKYAVAQLEEHLADHCEQGGMVVLTTHHTLTRKPAGYRELDLARAGSVADE